Genomic segment of Peribacillus frigoritolerans:
ACAAAGGATGCCCGGGCAATGGGTGAAACGGAACAAAGAATTTACTGTTTGAGTGCTTGGCGTGAAACACCATTTTATTCTGATTCGGAAAGGGCAGCGCTGGAATTGACGGAAGCGGTCACGGCCATTTCTGCAAACGGTGTACCGGATGAACTGTATGAGAGGGTCCGCCTTCATTTTGATGAGAAACAATATATCGATCTCGTTACCATAATCATCACGATCAATGGCTGGAACCGATTGGCCATTTCAGCCCAAAACATACCAGGGGACTATAAGCCTGTAATGGAAAAATGATTTTGTTATTAAAACCCCTTGTATGGCTACGAGGGGTTTTGCTTTTTATTCAGACCTAAAGTTACTATAATAAGCGGTTTTCAATCTTTATTTCATTAAGAATTTCATACAATTTATTTTCATAGTACAAGCTGATTAATTGTGATCTGGAGGTAACATCTAGTTCTTCAAACATTTTATTTACATAGTTACGAACTGTAGAAACACTTATATTCAGATTATCAGCTATTTCTTTATCTTTGAGACCTTGTGTTATATTTTTTATTATTCGCAATTCAACTTCATGTTGTTGTTCCCTGGTGATTATAGATGATGTATTTGTTTTTATTATCTCTTCTATTGATAATTTCTCACGATACACATGTAACTCGTAGGAGATTTGATTAGCGAGCATTTCAGAAATCATTTCGAAATTCCCATTATCATCCTTTGTGATTATACCTATATACCCTTGCAATTCCTTACTTTTAATTTCAAGAATCGGGGAAGATATAACACTAAAATCTTCACCGGAGATTAGGTTTTTGGTTTTTACGGTAGTATTTTGCAATGAACTTAAAACAAATGCATTATTTTCAACAGATTCTTTTATAACCAAATTACATATATCTTTATGTTCAAAATTACTCTTAGAGTATAAAACATTTAGCTCTTTATCAAAGATAAATATAGTAGTTTCAAAATTAAACTTGAAATTCTTAATACTATTCAATACTTTTTTACTGATATAAATGATTTGATTTTTCAATTCCATATTCATACCTCATACTTGTCCCTAAAATGATATACCCTGTTTACTCTCCTCTTTTCACAATAAACTATTTTACCTTATGATTGGTTCCAAAAATGACGATTGCTATTTCAGATATGATACGGCACGTCGGGTTTGGATTTTATTCAATTGCTAACTTATTTACACAGAGTATTGATGAAATTCTAAAAATAATGCTTATACACCCATCTCCTAACCTAAAACAAAATTCGACAAGGATTTCATGGCTGGTGTAAGATGAATGAAAAAGCCAGAAAAGGGGTGAATGCTTTGGTTGATTTATTACCGTCGCTGTTTGAAAAAGTGGGGATCATCGTTATTGCTGCATTCCTGCTTTCTTATATGAAACCCTTTCGGCAAATGATAGGCCATGAACATGAAATGTCGAAGAAAATCATGTTTATCGCGCTTTTTGGAACATTCGGCATCATAAGTAACTATACAGGAATTGAAATCGGAAACCATGCCATGCCAGAGGGTGATTGGCATGCTGAGATTGCTCCCGATAACGCGATTGCCAATACAAGGATCATGGGCGTGGCAATCGGCGGTTTGCTGGGGGGACCATTTGTTGGGTTGGGAGTAGGTTTGATTGCAGGGCTTCACCGTTATTTTCTTGGGGGTTTTACGGCGGGGGCTTGTGCGGTCGCCGCGATTTTGGCTGGAGTCTTATCGGGTTTTTTGGGAAAAAGGCGCCGAAAGCATGGGACGATCACCCCTTGGTTTGCGCTGCCCATTTGCATGGCATTGGAAGCGATCCAAATGGGCATCATCCTGGTGACTACGAAACCATTTGAAAGGGCGTGGGAGCTCGTACAAGTAATCGGCCTTCCCATGATCATCATCAACGGGTTCGGGACTTTATTATTCATGCTCATCATTCAGTCGATCACAAGGGAAGAAGCACGGACGCGGGCCGTACAAACGAATCTTGCGTTTTTGATTGCAGATCAAACATTGCCCTTTTTCAGGCAAGGTCTTAATCAAACTTCTTGCAAGAGAATAGCCGAAATCATCTTGGGGCTGACTGAAGCCGATGCCGTGGCCATTACCAATGAACATAGCGTGCTTGCCCATGTTGGCGCTGCGTCAGATCACCATGTCCCTAAGGTGGGAATAGCGACAGGTTTAACGAAAAAAGCCCTTGAACAAGGGAAAATAATCGTGGCCAAAACAAAAAGGGACATTTATTGTTTTCATGATCAATGCCCATTGCAAGCGGCCGTAGTCCTGCCGTTGCAGGTCCGACAGAAAACGGTCGGGACTTTGAAGATGTATTTCAAGCATCCGGATAAATTAAGCCAAGTGGAACAAGAGTTAGCTGAAGGCTTGGCAAAACTATTTTCCACTCAATTGGAACTCGCTAAAGCAGAAATGCAAACGAAATTATTAAAAGATGCTGAAATTAAAGCATTGCAGGCACAGGTCCATCCTCATTTTTTATTCAATGCAATCAATACGATATCCGTTCTATGCCGGACGGATGTCGAGAAGGCAAGAAGTTTATTGCAGGAGCTCAGTGCCTTCTTTCGCTCTAATTTACAAGGAGCCCGACAAATACTGGTGCCGCTAGAAAAGGAATTAGAGCATGTTAACGCATATTTATCGCTGGAGCAGGCGCGTTTTCCAGATAAATATCATATCGACTATCGCATTGAGCCAAGGCTTAAGGAAGTTCTCATCCCTCCATTCACATTGCAGCCACTTGTTGAGAATGCGGTACACCATGCATTTCCACATGTGAAAAACAAAGGTCAAATCATCATCCACGCATACTTTAAAGACGATGCGATGCGCATTGTTGTGGAGGATAACGGAAAAGGGATTCCGAGCGGGAGAATAGATGAATTGGGCATGCATGCTGTAGAATCGGCTAAGGGTACCGGAACGGCCCTTCATAATATCAGTGAACGGCTGGAAGGGATTTATAAAGGTCAGGCCAGCCTTTCGATCGAAAGTGAAGCGGGACACGGAACAAAAGTGAAAATATCAATACCACTCAACGAAAAAGGAGCATATGGCAACGATGATGAAAGCATTTATCGTAGAGGATGAACCACTGGCAAGAGATGAATTGAAATATCTATTGAAGAGAAGCAGGCAAGTTGAAGTCGTGGGAGAGGCCGAGGGGATAGAAGATGCCATGAGGGATATCTCCCGACTTAAACCTGAACTTGTCTTTTTGGACATTGAGCTTGCAGATGGCAATGGCTTGCATTTGGCTAAGCAATTAGCGGAACTTGACCCCGCACCATCGCTCATTTTTGCGACCGCTTATGATGAGTTTGCCCTCCAAGCCTTTGAGTTATATGCATTTGATTATCTATTAAAGCCATTTAATGAAAAAAGGATACGGCAAACATTGGATAAGCTCATGAAGCAGCATCAAATCGGGAAAGACGAATCCGGGACAGCAGCTCCCGCCAGCCGAACCGCGGTGGAACAGACAGGTAAATTGGCTGTAGTGATAGATGATCGGATCGTTTTGATCGACCGGGATCATATTTTGTTCATAGGACTCATGGAAGGAAAGACGATAATTAAAACCAGGGAAAATGAATATAAAATCGGCGACCCTCTCATCGTGCTTGAAAGGAAGCTCGATAAGCGCTCATTTTTACGGGTGCATCGCAGTTTTATCGTGAATGTCATCCATATATCCGAAATACAGCCTTGGTTCAACTCGACTTATAATCTCATTATGAGTGACGGATCAAACATCCCGGTAAGCCGGACGTATGTGAAGGAGCTAAAGCAGCTTATCGGTTTTTAAAAATTTTCATAATTCTGCATTTTAGCTTCTTCATAATGCAATCTATCCCTCGATATCTGCATTATAACTTGAAAACCCATTGAATTCGCTTTCATTGTGATATCATTTTTTTACGATGTAAGTAATAGAGGGGGTTCAAATATGAATGCGGTTACAATTGTCATAGGCTCCATTTGTATATTAATGATTGCCTACCGTTTATACGGGACATTCATAGCACTAAAAGTATTAAAACTCGATGATTCCAAGCCGACTCCGGCCCATAAATTAGAAGATGGAAAAGATTATGTTCCAACAAATAAATGGGTGGCATTCGGTCACCATTTTGCAGCCATTGCAGCGGCTGGTCCTTTGGTGGGGCCGATCCTTGCTGCACAATTCGGGTATTTGCCAAGTTTATTATGGCTTTTGATCGGGGCTGTAATCGGGGGGGCTGTTCATGATGCCGTCGTGCTTTTCGCGTCGATGCGTAAAGACGGCAAATCCCTTTCGGAAGTTGCGAAAGAAGAACTTGGACCTGTTGCAGGCTTCTGTACAGGACTCGCTATGCTTTTTATCATCACGATCACGATGGCAGGGCTTTCAATGGTCGTTCTGCATGCTTTGGAAAACAATCCATGGGGGACGTTCGCTGTCGGTATCACCATTCCGATCGCCATGGGTGTAGGGCTTTATCATAAAAAAACCGGCAACCTGAAAGGGGCGACAATCGTCGGGTTCGGGCTCATCATGGCCGCAATTTTACTTGGGCCGAACATTCAAGGTACGGCACTTGGCGACTTATTGACACTTGAGGCGAGCACCCTTGCCATCATTTTGCCGATTTATGCTTTCTTCGCTGCCGCATTGCCTGTTTGGCTGCTGCTGGCACCTCGTGATTACTTGAGTACTTTTATGAAAATCGGTGTATTTGCCGCATTGATTATCGGTGTTTTCGTAGTGAATCCAGAAATCCAGTTTCCTGCGTTTACCGAATTCATTAATGGCGGGGGCCCGATTGTAGCCGGTCCTGTTTGGCCATTCATTTCAATAACCATCGCCTGTGGGGCGATTTCAGGATTCCATGCATTTGTCGGATCAGGAACAACTCCAAAAATGTTAAACCGTTGGAGTGATATCAAATCCGTTGGTTTCGGAGCGATGCTTGTGGAATGTGTCGTTGCCATCATGGCATTGATTGCTGCGGTTTCGCTGCAGCCAGGAGATTATTTTGCGATTAACTCCACACCTGAAGTATTTCAAACATTAGGCATGGAAACCGTACACCTTGACGAACTCAGTGAAGAAATCGGCATTAATCTGGAGGGACGGACAGGCGGGGCAGTTACACTTGCTGTCGGCATGACCTATATTTTTACCGAAATACCCTTCTTTGACAAACTGGCTTCGTTTTTCTTCCAATTCGTCATCATGTTCGAGGCAGTGTTCATATTAACCGCAATCGATTCAGGGACACGTGTTGCCCGTTACTTAATCCAGGACTTCTTCGGAGAGTTCTATAAACCATTAAAACGAGTCGACTGGTTGCCGGGGAACATCTTCGCCAGTGCGTTAGCCTGCTTTATCTGGGGATATCTGCTCTACTCTGGGGACATCGGTTCGATCTGGGCACTCTTTGGCGTATCCAACCAGCTCATGGCTTCGATTGGACTCATCATCGGTGCGACCGTCGTACTGAAAATCGCAGACAAACGCTGGTATATATGGACATGCCTCGTACCCCTTGCCTACTTATATGTAACGGTTAATGTAGCAGGGTACTGGATGGTGAAAAACGTATACCTGAACCCGGACTCTGCAGGATTCAGCATCTTGAACGGAATATTATCGATCACCATGTTAATCCTAGGCTTGATCATTCTGGTTGCCGCCTTGAAAAAATGGCGGGAGCTTTGGAAAATCCCTCAAGCAGAACTATTGAAAAGATCAGCATGAGCATATAAAAAATCCGGGCGGAAACTGCCCGGATTTTTGTTCGTTGCAATGCCCTCAATTAAATTAAGACACCAAAACCTGAAAAAGGAAAGTATCAATAACCCCAACTTTGTTAATGATAGCAAATGAGGAGGTGTGATAAGATGGCAAAAGATGTACTATGTGAAGTGAATAATTGTAAATACTGGGATTCTGGAAACAAATGCAGTGCAGATGCTATTTATGTTGTCAGCCATAAAGGGAACCAAGCATCAAATAGCAAAGAAACGGATTGCAAAACATTTGATCCAGAAATTTAAATCATCCGGGGTAACCATCAACTGGTTACCCTTCTTTCATATTTATTATTGATAATAAAAATCATTTTCATTCAAGATTATAGAAATTCATATTATTTTTTCTTCATGAAAAGGATATTTGGGCGATATATACGTGAGTTTGATGGATATAAACGTGAGATTGAGCGATAAAATCGAAAGTTTGGTCGATATATACTTGAGATTGAACGATAAATCGAGAATTTGATCGATATATACGAGAATTTGAACGATATTCTCAAGAATTCGGACTATACTCGTGAGTTTGGCTGTTTTACTCGTGAATTTGCTCGATTTACTCGTGAATTTGAGCAGTTTACTCGTGAATTAAGCAGTTTTACTCGTGAATTCACACATTACTCGAGAATCGCACTTTACACGAGAGTTTGCAGATTACTCGTGGGTTTGGCTGTTTTACTCGTGAGTTTGCGCGATTACTTTTGAAATGGTCAGCCCATCACCGATTGGAATTAGCATTGATTCCAATTGAGGGTGATTGGCCACCTTTTCATTGAATGCCTTCATAAATGCAGTGTAATGTTTAGGTTCAGCATCCGGATCTGCGACACTGCCCCTCGCAAGTACGTTATCCATGACGATTAAAGCACCCGGTTCTGCCAGTTTAATGCAATATTGCAGGTAATTTTCATAATTGTCCTTGTCAGCATCTATAAAGAAAAAATCAAATTTCCTGCTATCATGAGCGAGTTTTTCAAGGCTTTGCAATGCTGCTCCGGTCATATATGATACTTGATTGCCAAATCCAGCTTTGGATAGATTGCGATAAGCTAACTTTGCGTATTCCTCCTTTAATTCAAGGGAAGTTAATTTTCCTTCGCTGCCGAATCCCCTGGCAAGGCAGATCCCGCTATAGCCCCCAAGAGCGCCTATTTCCAAAACATTTTTAGCTCCTGAAATGGATATAAGCATGGTAAGAAGTTTTCCGGATGAGGGGGATACCGATATGGACGGCATTCCGTTTTCTTGTATGGACGAAATGACTTCTTCCAAAAGGGCATCTCCGGTATAAAACACTGAGTCGATATAACTGTTAATTTGCTTCATTCGTTTCCATTCCTTTCTCATTGGAAGTTTCCTTTTCTTCACTTTTCTTATCGGCTGCTTCATTTTCTTGTATTTCAAATAATTGTATGAACTCGTTGATTAATATATCAATTGCTTTCAATTCACCGACTAAGATTTGATTGATGGATTGAAACTCTGGTTTATCTAACTGTTCCATAATGGTTGAACGTTTAAGATTCATCATCTCTAAAAAAGCAATTGCCCTTCCGCGGCGAAAAGTTTTGGGGCCACGATGGTGTGAACCATGGTCTTTATGCCTACCACCGTGATGTCCATCTTTTTTGAATTTTTCATCTCTCATTTTATGACCTCTTTCTGTGTATACGTTTGTATACATTTTTTATCTTGTGTTAAATGTATACATATGTATACTCAATGTCAACTGATAATCGAATAGAAAAATTAAAATAAAAGTTTGTCTAAGTTGTGAAATCGTTATTTAGAGAGGCAAAAAAAACTCACATTTGCAAATAGACCGGTTTGTATAATCAGGGGCATCGGGATAGCGGTCATGGTTTCGCTATTCTCTGCGAAGCAAAATGGCTACTTGACTGATATGGCAAATGATTTACCGGCAGCTGCTGCCTCTGGTTCATCACTTGTATTTAAAATTAGTTTGATTTTCGCCATCGTGAATGTGGTGCTTTCATTGTTCATGAAAAAACCGAAGTAACTAAAATAAAAAAACAGATCACCTTTCAAACGGGTGATCTGTTTTTATTATGTTTGAACTTTACTAAGTAAATCTAAAAGCTGCTGTTTTTCCGTCGCATTCAAGTTGGCAAACTGTGATGCCTGAAAATGCTCTTGTTTTGGAACGACTTCATGAAAAAACTCTTTTCCTTCCTCAGTCAATGAAAGGTATTTTGTCTTCCATTCCTGTTCCCGTTTAATCAATCCCAACTCTTCCATTTTCCTTAGTAGTTGAGTGATATTGCCTTTCGTCACAAAAAGCTTGTTTGCCAGTTCTTGCTGAGACAATCGTTCATTGGAACCCACTTGAACCAAGATATCGAATTGGGCTGCCGATAGATTCCATTTCTTTAAATGTTGATTGGATTCCCGGATACTCTGGTTATATATCCGTGTGATCCGGAACCATAACATTAAACCTAGTCTTTCCTCATTATTAGATGTGGAGGGATGCATGAATGTCACCTCATACTTTCTTTGTTCCAATCAGTTTATGAATAAACCAATTGTGTGTCAAATGCAAAAATTTCCAGCTTTCAAATGAAGAAACCAGTATTATCGTTTGATACTGGTTTCTTTGATCCCTTTATTATGTAGTCGTTAGTTTAGCGTAGATGATAAAGAACAATGTTAATTCGGCTATTATCACAATATTCGGTACCCCGACAAACAAATTAAAAATAAAAAAGACGGCTAAAATCCCTAAAAATAACCCTAAATGATATATTTGCAACCGCTGATGCTTATGTCTATATTGGTGGAAAACAAATGTGGCTGACATGAAATAAAGCAATACGGAACCGAAAACAAAATAGAGGATAAATGAATAATGGACTTCATGTAAAAACAATAATCTGATGGCTGCTGCAATCATGCTTATAGACATTAAAATAAACAGGTGACCGTAAATGATGATTTGGCCGGAAGATTGTACAGACTTGTCGACTTTTTTATCCATGTTATCGAAATATTGCCACCACATAGCTATTATCAGGGCAAATGAAATGATGGAAAAGGCTATCGAATCCCAATTTCCTTGTTTAGGTTGAATTACCGCAAGCGTGCTGACAAGAGCTTCCCCAAAGAGAATGATGGTAAATAGACCAAAGCGCTCCAACAAGTGGGCCGTATTTGTAGGAACCTTTTCTAAGCACTTTCTCCCAAGGATCGGGACAATGATATCGATGAGGATGCCCAAATACAACACAGCATACCGAAGCCAAGAATCAAAAAGGACGGAGAATAATGAAATGACGATTCCAATCCAAAAATACTTTCCCAAAAAGAGTGCTGCCTTTTTTCGAAATCCCTCTTCTATCCGCTGTACAACAAGATATTGGATGGCAGTCACGGCTCTCAATCCAATATAACCAATTAAAAAAGAAAGATAATAAGGATCAAAATCAGCAGATAAGCTTGATGTCATGATTAGGACAAAAAACATTTGCAATATCAAAAATAGCCGTTGATGAAATACATCCTTTCCAAACCGGTTAATAAATATGGTTTGCCCTACCCAAGCCCACCAGATAGGAATAAAAATCAACACGAACTTTAATAAATACTCTGGATGGATATATCCATCTTCAACATGCAGTAAAACATGAGTTGCGCCCGCAACGGCCGCCACAAATAACAAATCATAAAAGAGCTCTAACCATGTAACTTTCTTTTCATCCATTTCCGCACTCCTCCCAACGCCTTATAGGTTATAGTATGTTTGAAATATTCAGAAAATGGAAGGGGTCCAATATAACTTTGAGGTAAGATATGAATTTCTTTTAACCCAATATTAAGTTAAGCCAAATTTAGTAAATACAAGCGTGTAATTAGGAATAACGTCACTATTTTAGTTTTGGTATATTATGGTACTATAGGAGACAAACAGGGAGGGAAGTAGATGACCAGAACCATCGGCCTTATTTGCGGCAGTTTACGGGAAAATTCTTATAATCGAATCATTGCTCAATCATTGACAGATATGGTTGATTCGTATCAATTTCGCTGGATCGAAATTAATGATCTTCCGTTGTTTAACGAAGACTTAGAAATAAGTGGGCTTCCTGAAACAGTGACATCATTTAAATCAGCGATCCAGGAAGTCGACGGTATCATTATCGTAAGTCCAGAGTACAATTCTGGAATGCCAGGCGTATTAAAAAATGCATTGGACTGGGCATCAAGACCTCGGGAGTCCGCTGTTCTTACCAAAAAGCCAGTTGGCCTGATTGGAGCTACTCCTGGAGGAATGGGTACTGCATTTGCTCAAATGCAAATCAGGCAAGTACTAGAAGCCATGCAAGTTCATGTTCTTCCATTTCAAAAAATGCTGATTTCGCAAGTACATAAAAAGATTGATTCAGATCGGAAAGTGCTTACTGACGATCAAACAAAACGTTATCTTGAGCGTTATTTACAACAATTCATTCATTGGATCGATCACACTCCAATTATAGATTAATCAATAAAACTTATTATATATATGATTGACAGGTTATAAGTTTTATAGATAAACTTATAGCAACAGTCAGTTAAGTTATAAACTGACTGGAACCAATGAAGGAGTTGGGGGGATTTTCCCTACATATGAACTTTCTTCGATAGCTTTTAATAAAAGGAGGACTTTAAAAATGTCTGATCTCTATTCCCGTCTTTCCAAAGATGATGCTGCCGTTCTTCTGGTGGATCATCAAACCGGTCTTATTTCCGGGCTAGTGCGTGATTATGGTGTTGATGAATTCAAGAACAATGTTATGGCCCTTGCCAACACCGCTAAGTTTTTTGATTTGCCAGTCATTTTAACGACGAGCTTTGAAAACGGACCAAACGGACCGCTCATGCAAGAATTGGAAGAACTTTTTCCTCATGCACCAAAAATAGCTCGGCCTGGACAAATTAACGCATGGGATAATGAA
This window contains:
- a CDS encoding carboxymuconolactone decarboxylase family protein, which translates into the protein MEQRINYMKTNREVVKLMMGLEEYKKTTEIDSTLIELIKIRASQINGCAYCLDMHTKDARAMGETEQRIYCLSAWRETPFYSDSERAALELTEAVTAISANGVPDELYERVRLHFDEKQYIDLVTIIITINGWNRLAISAQNIPGDYKPVMEK
- a CDS encoding response regulator transcription factor; the protein is MELKNQIIYISKKVLNSIKNFKFNFETTIFIFDKELNVLYSKSNFEHKDICNLVIKESVENNAFVLSSLQNTTVKTKNLISGEDFSVISSPILEIKSKELQGYIGIITKDDNGNFEMISEMLANQISYELHVYREKLSIEEIIKTNTSSIITREQQHEVELRIIKNITQGLKDKEIADNLNISVSTVRNYVNKMFEELDVTSRSQLISLYYENKLYEILNEIKIENRLL
- a CDS encoding LytS/YhcK type 5TM receptor domain-containing protein produces the protein MNALVDLLPSLFEKVGIIVIAAFLLSYMKPFRQMIGHEHEMSKKIMFIALFGTFGIISNYTGIEIGNHAMPEGDWHAEIAPDNAIANTRIMGVAIGGLLGGPFVGLGVGLIAGLHRYFLGGFTAGACAVAAILAGVLSGFLGKRRRKHGTITPWFALPICMALEAIQMGIILVTTKPFERAWELVQVIGLPMIIINGFGTLLFMLIIQSITREEARTRAVQTNLAFLIADQTLPFFRQGLNQTSCKRIAEIILGLTEADAVAITNEHSVLAHVGAASDHHVPKVGIATGLTKKALEQGKIIVAKTKRDIYCFHDQCPLQAAVVLPLQVRQKTVGTLKMYFKHPDKLSQVEQELAEGLAKLFSTQLELAKAEMQTKLLKDAEIKALQAQVHPHFLFNAINTISVLCRTDVEKARSLLQELSAFFRSNLQGARQILVPLEKELEHVNAYLSLEQARFPDKYHIDYRIEPRLKEVLIPPFTLQPLVENAVHHAFPHVKNKGQIIIHAYFKDDAMRIVVEDNGKGIPSGRIDELGMHAVESAKGTGTALHNISERLEGIYKGQASLSIESEAGHGTKVKISIPLNEKGAYGNDDESIYRRG
- a CDS encoding LytR/AlgR family response regulator transcription factor produces the protein MMKAFIVEDEPLARDELKYLLKRSRQVEVVGEAEGIEDAMRDISRLKPELVFLDIELADGNGLHLAKQLAELDPAPSLIFATAYDEFALQAFELYAFDYLLKPFNEKRIRQTLDKLMKQHQIGKDESGTAAPASRTAVEQTGKLAVVIDDRIVLIDRDHILFIGLMEGKTIIKTRENEYKIGDPLIVLERKLDKRSFLRVHRSFIVNVIHISEIQPWFNSTYNLIMSDGSNIPVSRTYVKELKQLIGF
- the cstA gene encoding carbon starvation protein CstA, with product MNAVTIVIGSICILMIAYRLYGTFIALKVLKLDDSKPTPAHKLEDGKDYVPTNKWVAFGHHFAAIAAAGPLVGPILAAQFGYLPSLLWLLIGAVIGGAVHDAVVLFASMRKDGKSLSEVAKEELGPVAGFCTGLAMLFIITITMAGLSMVVLHALENNPWGTFAVGITIPIAMGVGLYHKKTGNLKGATIVGFGLIMAAILLGPNIQGTALGDLLTLEASTLAIILPIYAFFAAALPVWLLLAPRDYLSTFMKIGVFAALIIGVFVVNPEIQFPAFTEFINGGGPIVAGPVWPFISITIACGAISGFHAFVGSGTTPKMLNRWSDIKSVGFGAMLVECVVAIMALIAAVSLQPGDYFAINSTPEVFQTLGMETVHLDELSEEIGINLEGRTGGAVTLAVGMTYIFTEIPFFDKLASFFFQFVIMFEAVFILTAIDSGTRVARYLIQDFFGEFYKPLKRVDWLPGNIFASALACFIWGYLLYSGDIGSIWALFGVSNQLMASIGLIIGATVVLKIADKRWYIWTCLVPLAYLYVTVNVAGYWMVKNVYLNPDSAGFSILNGILSITMLILGLIILVAALKKWRELWKIPQAELLKRSA
- a CDS encoding DUF1540 domain-containing protein, producing MAKDVLCEVNNCKYWDSGNKCSADAIYVVSHKGNQASNSKETDCKTFDPEI
- a CDS encoding O-methyltransferase — protein: MKQINSYIDSVFYTGDALLEEVISSIQENGMPSISVSPSSGKLLTMLISISGAKNVLEIGALGGYSGICLARGFGSEGKLTSLELKEEYAKLAYRNLSKAGFGNQVSYMTGAALQSLEKLAHDSRKFDFFFIDADKDNYENYLQYCIKLAEPGALIVMDNVLARGSVADPDAEPKHYTAFMKAFNEKVANHPQLESMLIPIGDGLTISKVIAQTHE
- a CDS encoding MarR family winged helix-turn-helix transcriptional regulator; amino-acid sequence: MHPSTSNNEERLGLMLWFRITRIYNQSIRESNQHLKKWNLSAAQFDILVQVGSNERLSQQELANKLFVTKGNITQLLRKMEELGLIKREQEWKTKYLSLTEEGKEFFHEVVPKQEHFQASQFANLNATEKQQLLDLLSKVQT
- a CDS encoding low temperature requirement protein A, which gives rise to MDEKKVTWLELFYDLLFVAAVAGATHVLLHVEDGYIHPEYLLKFVLIFIPIWWAWVGQTIFINRFGKDVFHQRLFLILQMFFVLIMTSSLSADFDPYYLSFLIGYIGLRAVTAIQYLVVQRIEEGFRKKAALFLGKYFWIGIVISLFSVLFDSWLRYAVLYLGILIDIIVPILGRKCLEKVPTNTAHLLERFGLFTIILFGEALVSTLAVIQPKQGNWDSIAFSIISFALIIAMWWQYFDNMDKKVDKSVQSSGQIIIYGHLFILMSISMIAAAIRLLFLHEVHYSFILYFVFGSVLLYFMSATFVFHQYRHKHQRLQIYHLGLFLGILAVFFIFNLFVGVPNIVIIAELTLFFIIYAKLTTT
- a CDS encoding NADPH-dependent FMN reductase codes for the protein MTRTIGLICGSLRENSYNRIIAQSLTDMVDSYQFRWIEINDLPLFNEDLEISGLPETVTSFKSAIQEVDGIIIVSPEYNSGMPGVLKNALDWASRPRESAVLTKKPVGLIGATPGGMGTAFAQMQIRQVLEAMQVHVLPFQKMLISQVHKKIDSDRKVLTDDQTKRYLERYLQQFIHWIDHTPIID